The following nucleotide sequence is from Chitinispirillum alkaliphilum.
GGGGTGAAACATGCATAAAAACGTCTGTTTTGAAAACCTCAGGAGATAATTCCTATTTTGATTGTGTCCGGGTTTTCCCGGAGGTGATTTATGAATGCACTGACTCACCTCTGGGGTGAAACATGCATAAAAACGTCCGTTTTGAAAACCTCAGTAGATGATTTCCAATTTGATAGTGCCCGGGTTTTTCCCTGAGGTGATTTATGAACGCACTGACTCACCTCTGGGGTGAAACATACACAAAAACGTCTAAAAACCTCAGGAGATAATTCCCATTTTGATGGTTTATAATTACTTAGAAAATATATCACTTGCGGATTTAGAGAAATTTAGAAGGATAAAAACAGGGTTGAGTGTGTGCGGGTTAGTTTCTTTCGGCTTGAAGTTTGGTGTTAATCACATCAAATAGTAATTTTCGGTTGGGAATGGCTTTGCTTTTCGATATCATTCTGGATACTGCGGAATTTGAGACCCTAAGATACCGGGCTAAACTTTCCCCAGAGTAATCAAAGAGGATCGAGCCAAGCGAAGCAAATAATAGTCTTGCTGTTGAAACTGTGTTTGCTCTGCCACGAATAAACAGTGCATCATTTTCAATCCCCACAGTTTTTATCACTGCTTGGTGCAGCCTTTCAAGGGTGATATTTTCTCTTATATGGCGAGCAATTTGTGCCCGGCAAATTAAATCTTTTTTCAAAACAGTTTTCACAAAATGGGAATCTCCGACAACCCATGATTCCGGTTTTGAGAAAAAACCTCTACTCTGGTTAGCATTACGTATTTGAGAAATGACCTGGTTATCTGCAGAATCAGACCCCTCTGAGCTAAGCATTATATTTGGTTTGTTAGGGATTTCATTTGAGCTTGGGTTGTCCTTTTTTGTGTTCTGCTTATAGATGTTGAAATGTCCGCTCCACTCATAATCACCTATATTGAATGATGTACAATACCCACTTCTTATTGGGTTGGAATGTATATAGTGAATAACCTGATTCAGTGCAATATTTTCATCTACAATTATGGAACTAAAACGGCGATAAAAAACCACACCCTTACGGTTAGTAACCCTATTGAAATGTTTTGCGTAAACAGAATTTAATCTTTGCATAAATTTGGAGATGGAGTGAAAGCTGGATTTGACCAGAAGGTGATAGTGGTCATCCATTACAGCCCAGGCGTAACATTGGAATGAAAACATTTTAAGTGAATTGTGCAGTTCTTTGAGAAAGAAATCCTTCAGTTCCTTGTTTGAAAAAATATCAACTCCGAAAACTCCCCTTGAGGTTACTTCATAAAACACTTCTGGTACAATGATTCTCGGTTTTGTCGACATAAAGTTATCCTGTGTGTGTGGGGCGCACTTAGGGGAATTGTCATGAAATCGTTTTTACAAATAGCAATAACCGGACCACCCCTTTCTAAGTCCCCTCATTTCCTCATAAAATCACCTCCGGGGTAAACACGCACACCTCCATCAGCCAAGTGGAACACAAATTGCACACTATTTTCCTCAAAAACGACAAATTTAAACCCTTTAACCTATTTCCACCTACAAGATTAGCTCAATTCTTATATTATACTCATTAACCCATAAAACTCGGTTTCACTGTAAGGAGAAAAAATGAGTGAACAAATAACGCCAATGCAAAACATAGATCTAGAAACTGATCTCTCGGGATTCTCTGTTGACCGCATCCAAAAAATTCCTGAAATCAGGTCTACGGCATACATCTTTACACACAAAAAAACAGGCGCTAAACTCATTCACCTATTTAACCAGGATCCAAACAATCTCTTCTCCGTTGCTTTTAGAACTCCTGTTGAAGACAGCACTGGTGTACCTCATATCCTGGAACACTCGGTTTTATGTGGTTCAAAAAAATTCCCATCAAAAGATCCCTTCCAGGAATTGTTGAAAGGATCACTGCAGACTTTCCTGAATGCACTGACTTATCCGGACAAAACAGTTTATCCCGTTTCTTCTCAGGTGGAAAAAGATTATTACAATCTGGTGGATGTATACTGTGATGCGGTTTTTAATCCTTTAATAACAGAGAGCACCTTTTACCAGGAAGGGTGGCATTTTGAACTGGAGGAAATTGATAAACCTGTAAGTATAAAGGGTATTGTGTACAACGAAATGAAAGGGGTTTTCTCGCAATTTTCAACCCATGTATCTAGGAAAACAATCTCCTCTCTTTTTCCTGATACCACCTATTTCCACGAAAGTGGAGGTGACCCTCAGTTCATAACAGATCTCACCTATGAGCAGTTCAGAGAATTTCACTCAAAATTCTACCACCCCTCAAACTCTTTCATATTCTTGTATGGAAATTTGCCGTCTGCTAAAACTTTGGAATTTTTGGATAGAAACTACCTTAGTGGTTTTGATCAATTAAAAATTAACTCTCGCATTAAGACTCAACCCCTGTGGAAGGAGCCTAAAGAGATCTCTTATGATGCACCTGCACCTAAGGAGGATGACGGTACTGCTACTGTTGTAGTGTCATGGATATTTGGGAACAGCACCGATCCTGTGGATTCGCTTTCTGGAAGTATTTTATCTCATTATCTCCTTGGGACAGAAAGCTCCCCGCTAAAAAGAGCACTGATTGATTCTGGGTTGGGAGAAGATATTGATGATTTTTCAGGCTTTGACGCCGAGCTGGTGCAGAGTGTATTTGCCGCCGGGCTTAGAAGAAGTAAGCCTGAAAACGGGCGAAAAATAAAGGAACTTATTTTTTCAACTCTGGAAAAAGAGGTTGAAAAAGGACTTGATAAGGAGCTTCTCGAGGGAGCGCTGCGTCAGGTAGAATTCAGTCGAAGGGAAATCGCTGGTGGATATTTTCCATATAACCTTAAGCTTGCGGATCGTTGCTACAGGTCATGGATTTATGATGGAGATCCTTTGGCTCATCTTGCTTTCGAAAAACCCCTTGAGATTATTAAAAAGCAAACTTCAGAAGGTGGGTATTTTGAAGAGCTTATAAGGAGTAGGCTTATAGAAAATCCCCATCACCTTCTCTCTGTCGTAAGAGCCTCTTCTGAAATGGGGGAAAAACTGGAGTTTCAAACTGAAAAACAGGCCAGGGAGCTTGCTGCAGATTTTAATGAAAATGAAAAAATAAGAATCAGGGATCTTACAGAAAAATTGATTGCTTTGCAGAAAACCCCCTCTCCGCCTGAAGCTGTGGAAAAAATTCCAAAACTTAAAAAGTCAGATCTACCGCGAAGCGAAAGAGTTGTTCCGGTCAAAGAAGGAACTTGTGGAGCGGTTCAGATGCTCTCGCATCCAATTTTTACATCCGGAATCGTGTACCTTGACATAGGTTTTAAGATGGACAAAATCCCCGCAGACCTTCTGCCCTTTGTTCCAATTTATTTGGAACTGATGACACGATGTGGAGCTGGGGAATACTCATACGAACAGATGTCAAGGAGAATCGCTTTGAATACCGGGGGCATTGACTCTTCTGTTACGTGTCGTACTAAAACCGGTACAGAAAATGAACTGTTTTTCGCTTCATTTTTCCATGGTAAATCTCTTGAAGTAAGATTTGAGGATATGTTGAAAATCTTTGATGACCTGTTTGTCGCTCCCGATTTATCCAATAGAAAACAGGTGAAAGATATCCTTTTTGAGCATCGTAATGGCATGGCTTCTTCTGTTATCAGTTCGGGGCACAGCTATGCCATGACAGACGCTTCTGCTGCGCTGGTTCGGTCAAAATATATTGATGAAATGCTGGGAGGAATCACTCAGTTACGCTTTGTAAACGAGTTGCTTGAAGGAGATTCTGTTGACTATGTGATTGAGGCCTGCAAAAAATTACATTACTTCATAATTAGTCGAAACGATTGCGTTTTATCCCTTACTGCACAAAACCCCGACCAGTTTTTCCCTGTTTTGGAAAAATTTACCGAAAAACTTCCTGTCCGAACTTATGAAAAAGAACCGGTCATAGAAGAAATTGGGCGTGAGGGAGAGCTTAAAGGTATAGAAATCAGTTCTGCCGTGAATTTTGCAGCCCGCGCTTGGAAAATCCCTGGCAAGGAAGCTTCAGACCTCGGAAACCTGTTTCTGCTCTCCAGAAATCTCTCAACCGGATATCTGTGGGATAAGGTGCGGGTTGAAGGGGGGGCATATGGAGGAATGGCTTCTATGTCGGTTTTTCATCCGGTGTTTGCATGTGCCTCATACAGGGATCCGAACCTGAAAAGTACACTCGAGCATTTTGAATTGGGGTTGGAGGAAGTCATAGAAGGTATTGGTCAGGACAAAGTGGATCAAAGCATAGTTGGAGCTATAGGGAAAATTGATTCACCCAGAACCCCTCATGGGCAGGGCTTTGCAGAGTCGATGAATATATTAACCGGATATTCATTGGAGTTCAGACAAAAAATCAGGAATTCTATCCTAGAGGCGACAACTGATAGTATGAGAAATGCTGCACAAAAGGTCTTAACGTCAGATTCTTGGGCCGTTACAGTACTTGGTAGCAGTGCAGCTTTCGATAACGCCTCTAAGCAGGGGGCCGAATTTGTACGGGAATCACTGATTCCTCCAAAAAAAGATTAAGACAAAGGCATACTTTTTTGATAACCGGAATCAGGCCGTAATGTCTATTGAGTTATTGTCGCCTGAATTTTCATTGCGCTGATTTCGGTTTTCTTCATTTTGTATCCGCTCCTGCTTGATCCGTTCATTTCGGGTTTGTTCCTCGCGGCGTTTTGAGCGTATTTCTGCATAGTCTCTTGAACCGGATTCGCCTATTGATCCTGTATTCATGATAACCTCACTACGTAAAAATGCGTTGATGTGCAATTTCTTAGCCTTAGAGCAGACTACATTTATATTATAGCATAGAATCCTAAAAAAAACATTAAAAACCAAGGTGTGAATTTGCTTTAAAAGTGAAATTCAGGATCTTAAGAAAACTTCACACTGAACAAACCGGCTAATTTATATTTGAAAATTACTGGTTAACGGGATATTAAGAGTGGAATAAATTAAGGAGGTGAAAATGGATAAGGAAACTCTGGCAGAAAAAGCTAATGAATACGTTAAACTGGAGCGAGACTCATACTTTAAAAGTCAAGTGGAAGGGTTACTTGAAAAGGAAGATTTTGAAGAGCTCAATGATAGATTCTATACAGATCTTGAATTTGGGACCGGAGGCTTGCGCGGTGTCATAGGGGGCGGGTATAACAGAATGAATCCGTACACTGTGAGAAGAGCTACTCAGGGACTCGCTAATTATATAAAACAAACTGTTTCTGATAAAAATGCTTCTGTTGTAATTGCTTATGATTCCAGAAATTTCTCAGATCTCTTTGCCCTCGAAGGTGCTAAGGTGCTGTGTGCAAATGGAATAAAGACCTATCTTTTTACTTCACTGAGGCCGGTTCCGGAGTTGTCTTTTGCTGTGAGAAAATTGAAGACTACAGCAGGAATTGTTGTCACCGCAAGCCACAATCCTCCAGAATACAATGGTTATAAGGTCTATTGGGATGATGGGGCTCAGGTTGTTTCGCCTCATGATGAAGGCATAATATCTGAAGTGATGGCTGTTTCCGGGCCTATTGCTGAGATCAGTAAGGAAGAGGCAATCAGTTCGGGTATGCTTGAAATGATTGATGAAAAAATCGATGGACCTTTTATCCAAATGATTAAAAACCAAGCTATTCGTCCTGACTTAATTCGCTCTATGGGGAAAGATCTTAAAGTTGTTTACACCCCCTTGCATGGATCTGGAGCTGTACCCGTCGAAACGGCTCTAAAACAGATGGGCATTGAGGTGATGTTTGTTGAAGAGCAGAAAAAGCCTGATGGAAATTTTCCTACAGTAGATTACCCAAATCCGGAAGAAGCTTCTGCACTCACACTTGCTCTCGACAAGGCAAAAAAAGTAAAAGCTGATTTAGTTATGGGGACTGATCCGGATGCTGACCGTTTGGGTATCGCTGCTCCGGAGAAAGATGACTATGTGCTCCTTACAGGTAACCAGCTTGGGGTGCTTTTAACGGATTACATTTTCAGCTCAAAAAAGGAGCTGGGTATGCTTCCTGCAAAACCTGCATTCATAACAACGATTGTTACCACTCGCCTTCAGCAGATCATTGCAGAGGAGTATGGGGCAGAATGCTATATCACCTTAACCGGGTTTAAATATATAGGGGAAAAGATAAGAGAATTTGAATCCCAGACTGATGGGCCTCAGTATATTTTCGGCGGGGAAGAGAGTTATGGTTATCTTGTGAATACTGAAGTTAGGGATAAGGACGCCGTTAGTGCTGCAACAATGACTGCTGAAATGGCACTCTATCACAGAACAAAAGGAAAAACGCTTCTCGACAGACTCAGGGAAATATGGGTGAAATATGGTTTCTTTAAGGAGGTAACCATATCCAAAACATTCAAGGGTGAATCGGGAAAAATAAAAATTGATCAGGTGATGGAGAGTTTGCGTAACAATCCACCGAAGCAGTTCGCCAATAGCAAAGTACTTACAGTTAAAGATTTCAGGGATGGCACGACTTTGAATATGGCAGAAAACAGAAAAAATGAAAATGTTAATCTGCCTTCATCAAATGTAATACAATTCACACTTGATGATCAGACTATCATTACCGTTCGTCCTTCCGGGACAGAACCAAAAATTAAATTTTATACTTCATGTTGCTCAAAACCAGGTTTGTCACTGGATGTTGCTGTAACAGAAGTAGATAAGAAGATCGAACAAATCGGTGCTGAACTTGAAAAGTTAACTATGTGAGTGCATACCTGGTGCTGAAAGTACGTCCGACTCTATCAAATGCATGAATTGGTTGCGTATTCTCAGCACCTTAAAAATCTTCTAATTACCTGGCATACCAAATATCTGGCCAGATTTGTCCTCTTGCTTTGCCAAAGTGGAGTGAAGTA
It contains:
- a CDS encoding tansposase — protein: MSTKPRIIVPEVFYEVTSRGVFGVDIFSNKELKDFFLKELHNSLKMFSFQCYAWAVMDDHYHLLVKSSFHSISKFMQRLNSVYAKHFNRVTNRKGVVFYRRFSSIIVDENIALNQVIHYIHSNPIRSGYCTSFNIGDYEWSGHFNIYKQNTKKDNPSSNEIPNKPNIMLSSEGSDSADNQVISQIRNANQSRGFFSKPESWVVGDSHFVKTVLKKDLICRAQIARHIRENITLERLHQAVIKTVGIENDALFIRGRANTVSTARLLFASLGSILFDYSGESLARYLRVSNSAVSRMISKSKAIPNRKLLFDVINTKLQAERN
- a CDS encoding N-acetylglucosamine-1-P-mutase; its protein translation is MDKETLAEKANEYVKLERDSYFKSQVEGLLEKEDFEELNDRFYTDLEFGTGGLRGVIGGGYNRMNPYTVRRATQGLANYIKQTVSDKNASVVIAYDSRNFSDLFALEGAKVLCANGIKTYLFTSLRPVPELSFAVRKLKTTAGIVVTASHNPPEYNGYKVYWDDGAQVVSPHDEGIISEVMAVSGPIAEISKEEAISSGMLEMIDEKIDGPFIQMIKNQAIRPDLIRSMGKDLKVVYTPLHGSGAVPVETALKQMGIEVMFVEEQKKPDGNFPTVDYPNPEEASALTLALDKAKKVKADLVMGTDPDADRLGIAAPEKDDYVLLTGNQLGVLLTDYIFSSKKELGMLPAKPAFITTIVTTRLQQIIAEEYGAECYITLTGFKYIGEKIREFESQTDGPQYIFGGEESYGYLVNTEVRDKDAVSAATMTAEMALYHRTKGKTLLDRLREIWVKYGFFKEVTISKTFKGESGKIKIDQVMESLRNNPPKQFANSKVLTVKDFRDGTTLNMAENRKNENVNLPSSNVIQFTLDDQTIITVRPSGTEPKIKFYTSCCSKPGLSLDVAVTEVDKKIEQIGAELEKLTM